The following coding sequences lie in one Kribbella sp. NBC_00709 genomic window:
- a CDS encoding NAD-dependent epimerase/dehydratase family protein has product MRIFFAGGSGVVGRHLVPALVAAGHDVVGLARKQDSHDTIAALGAQPVLGDVYDAGSLTELVRAARPEAVMHQLTDLGGGDRTANARVRTLGTRNLVDAAQAAGVQRVVAQSISWAYEPGTDPAAENAPLDLDGGPDRRGTVEGVASLESAVAELPEWVVLRYGTLYGPGTWYTRGGLMAQLAEAGKLPANADVSSWLHVEDAASAAVQALSWPSGPVNICDDDPAAGSDWVPAFCAAIGAPEPEQSRTERTGWARGADNTKARKELGWTPSRLSWREGFAEERA; this is encoded by the coding sequence ATGCGGATCTTCTTCGCCGGCGGCTCGGGTGTCGTCGGCCGCCACCTGGTTCCTGCCTTGGTCGCCGCCGGGCACGACGTCGTCGGTCTGGCCCGCAAGCAGGACTCCCACGACACGATCGCCGCCCTGGGCGCGCAGCCGGTCCTCGGTGACGTGTACGACGCCGGCAGCCTGACCGAGCTCGTCCGCGCCGCGCGGCCCGAGGCCGTGATGCACCAGCTGACCGACCTCGGCGGGGGGGACCGGACCGCGAACGCCCGAGTGCGTACGCTCGGCACCCGCAACTTGGTCGACGCCGCACAGGCGGCCGGCGTCCAGCGAGTGGTTGCCCAGAGCATCTCGTGGGCCTACGAACCGGGTACCGATCCGGCCGCGGAGAACGCACCGCTCGACCTCGACGGCGGACCCGACCGGCGCGGGACGGTCGAAGGAGTGGCCAGCCTGGAGAGCGCGGTCGCGGAGCTCCCCGAGTGGGTAGTGCTGCGGTACGGGACGCTGTACGGACCAGGCACCTGGTACACACGCGGCGGGCTGATGGCCCAGCTGGCCGAGGCCGGCAAGCTTCCAGCCAACGCGGACGTCTCGAGCTGGTTGCACGTCGAGGACGCGGCGTCGGCGGCGGTCCAGGCGTTGTCCTGGCCGTCCGGCCCGGTCAACATCTGCGACGACGACCCGGCTGCCGGCAGCGACTGGGTGCCGGCGTTCTGCGCGGCGATCGGCGCGCCGGAACCGGAGCAGTCGCGCACTGAGCGGACCGGCTGGGCCAGAGGCGCGGACAACACCAAAGCCCGGAAAGAACTGGGCTGGACGCCTAGCCGGCTCTCGTGGCGGGAGGGCTTCGCCGAAGAACGCGCGTAG
- the pdxR gene encoding MocR-like pyridoxine biosynthesis transcription factor PdxR, whose amino-acid sequence MGSHGATGTGRRSLGIDLHLDVGAGAGGVGRSIESALREAVISGRLPAGTRLPGTRSLADDLGLARGTVVEAYAQLTAEGWLVTATGAGTWVAETQRPPARSAPGATATTGAVRRIIDLRPGRPDLSLFPGAAWAAGVKRSLAAATHSTLDYGDPAGLPVLREAVATYVSRTRGLQAEPGAVVITSGFSHGLAMVSRALHRMGVRTIATEDPGLIHHRRLIHGAGLETLPLTVGPQGADPAGLTPAVGAVLLTPAHQHPRGVVLGPALRTAFLDWVTDRDGFVIEDDYDGEFRYDKQPVGALQASAPDRVVFAGSTSKALAPGLRVGWLVLPEPLRIPVLDAITDAGATVGAPDQLALADLLDRGDYDRQVRRARQSYQKRRAELAARLATLTDIPLDGVPAGLHALLPLASQQEEKRIVDAGLSAGLRLMGLYGAGYWHSPARGGAGLVIGYASPPSHSWRTALDALSGVLDGAEFSRW is encoded by the coding sequence ATGGGAAGTCACGGGGCGACCGGTACGGGGCGACGCTCGCTGGGCATCGATCTGCACCTCGACGTCGGCGCGGGCGCCGGCGGGGTGGGGCGATCGATCGAGTCCGCATTGCGCGAAGCCGTGATCTCCGGCCGGTTGCCCGCGGGCACCCGCCTTCCCGGCACCCGGAGCCTTGCCGACGATCTGGGCCTGGCGCGTGGAACGGTGGTCGAGGCCTACGCGCAACTGACGGCCGAGGGGTGGCTCGTCACCGCGACCGGCGCCGGGACGTGGGTCGCCGAAACCCAGCGGCCGCCGGCGAGATCCGCCCCCGGCGCGACGGCGACGACCGGCGCCGTCCGACGGATCATCGATCTGCGGCCAGGCCGCCCAGATCTCAGCCTGTTCCCTGGTGCTGCCTGGGCCGCCGGGGTCAAGCGCTCACTGGCTGCCGCCACGCATTCGACCCTGGACTACGGCGATCCGGCCGGGCTGCCGGTGCTGCGGGAGGCAGTCGCGACGTACGTTTCCCGGACCCGCGGCCTACAGGCCGAACCCGGCGCTGTCGTGATCACCAGCGGTTTCAGCCACGGGCTGGCGATGGTTTCCCGCGCGTTGCACCGGATGGGCGTCCGCACGATCGCCACCGAGGATCCTGGCCTGATCCACCACCGGCGGCTGATCCACGGCGCCGGGCTCGAGACCTTGCCGCTGACTGTCGGTCCGCAGGGCGCCGATCCCGCCGGCCTCACCCCGGCCGTGGGGGCCGTGCTGCTGACGCCCGCTCACCAGCACCCGCGCGGCGTCGTTCTCGGCCCTGCTCTCCGGACGGCGTTCCTCGATTGGGTGACCGACCGCGACGGCTTCGTGATCGAGGACGACTACGACGGCGAGTTCCGGTACGACAAACAGCCGGTCGGAGCCCTGCAGGCCTCGGCACCTGACCGGGTGGTCTTCGCGGGCAGCACCAGCAAGGCGTTGGCGCCCGGGCTGCGGGTCGGCTGGCTGGTGCTGCCCGAGCCGCTGCGCATCCCGGTGCTGGACGCCATCACAGACGCCGGGGCCACGGTCGGCGCACCCGATCAGCTCGCCCTCGCCGACCTGCTGGATCGGGGTGACTACGACCGGCAGGTCCGCCGTGCACGGCAGAGCTACCAGAAACGCCGAGCCGAGCTGGCGGCCCGGCTCGCGACGCTGACCGACATACCGCTCGACGGCGTGCCGGCAGGGCTGCACGCTCTTCTCCCGCTGGCGTCCCAGCAGGAGGAGAAGCGCATCGTCGATGCCGGACTCTCAGCCGGGCTCCGCCTGATGGGGTTGTACGGCGCCGGCTACTGGCACTCCCCCGCACGCGGCGGCGCCGGGCTCGTCATCGGCTACGCGAGTCCGCCGTCGCATTCGTGGCGTACCGCGCTCGATGCCTTGTCCGGCGTCCTCGACGGGGCCGAGTTCTCCCGGTGGTGA
- a CDS encoding M4 family metallopeptidase, with translation MNRSALIAAATAVVTATALGLTSATTATGAPAASPVPTPAVAVAKAKAAITSNLTALRATTADAFVVKDVIVDPDGSSHVRMDRTVGGLPVLGGDVVVHQAKDGAFEGAGLTLSKSANVSRTPKVSIATATAKALTRGLKAEGKPSLVIEARKGAPRLAYLVTIGGTQADGTPSRITTTIDALTGAKLISEQHIETATGDGKSLYSGTVPLQTTAVTGGFTLTDATRGNGFTADANNKTDSILCQLLQIGCPTPTKFTDADNHWGTGANADRASAAVDAHYGAATTFDYYKNVHGRNGIFGDGKGVPSRVHYGTNYVNAFWDGKQMTYGDGDNVAAGPLVSIDVAGHEMSHGVTEHTANLTYSGESGGLNEATSDIFGTLVEFYSNNASDPGDYYIGEEIMKDRVALRYMDKPSRDGQSPDCYSSGVGDLDVHYSSAIANHFAYLLAEGTGAKTIGGLPHNSPTCNGSSVTGIGHDKLGKIWYRALTTYMTSGTTYAQARTATLNAATDLYGASSIERSAVAAAWSAVAVN, from the coding sequence ATGAATAGATCCGCCCTGATCGCCGCTGCGACCGCAGTGGTGACCGCTACCGCCCTCGGACTGACCAGCGCCACCACCGCAACCGGGGCGCCGGCAGCGTCCCCCGTCCCCACCCCCGCCGTGGCCGTCGCCAAGGCCAAGGCAGCGATCACGAGCAACCTGACCGCACTGCGGGCCACCACGGCCGATGCATTCGTGGTCAAGGACGTGATCGTCGACCCCGACGGCTCCAGCCACGTCCGGATGGACCGCACGGTCGGCGGCCTCCCGGTCCTCGGCGGCGATGTCGTCGTACACCAGGCCAAGGACGGCGCGTTCGAGGGCGCCGGCCTGACGCTCAGCAAGAGCGCGAACGTCAGCCGTACGCCGAAGGTCAGCATCGCGACCGCGACGGCCAAGGCACTGACCAGAGGCCTGAAGGCCGAGGGCAAGCCCAGCCTGGTGATCGAGGCCCGTAAGGGCGCGCCGCGGCTGGCCTATCTCGTCACCATCGGCGGCACCCAGGCGGACGGTACGCCGAGCCGCATCACCACGACGATCGATGCCCTGACCGGCGCCAAGCTGATCAGCGAGCAGCACATCGAGACGGCGACCGGTGACGGCAAGAGCCTGTACTCCGGGACCGTCCCGCTGCAGACGACCGCGGTCACCGGCGGATTCACGCTGACCGACGCGACCCGTGGCAACGGCTTCACCGCCGACGCGAACAACAAGACCGACTCGATCCTGTGCCAGCTCCTGCAGATCGGGTGCCCGACGCCGACGAAGTTCACCGACGCGGACAACCACTGGGGCACCGGCGCCAACGCGGACCGGGCTTCGGCCGCCGTCGACGCGCACTACGGCGCCGCGACCACGTTCGACTACTACAAGAACGTGCACGGCCGGAACGGCATCTTCGGTGACGGCAAGGGTGTCCCGAGCCGCGTGCACTACGGCACGAACTACGTGAACGCGTTCTGGGACGGCAAGCAGATGACGTACGGCGACGGCGACAACGTCGCGGCGGGTCCGCTGGTCTCGATCGACGTGGCCGGCCACGAGATGTCCCACGGCGTCACCGAGCACACCGCCAACCTCACCTACTCCGGCGAGTCCGGCGGCCTGAACGAGGCGACCAGCGACATCTTCGGCACCCTGGTCGAGTTCTACTCCAACAACGCCTCCGACCCCGGTGACTACTACATCGGCGAGGAGATCATGAAGGACCGCGTGGCGCTGCGGTACATGGACAAGCCGAGCCGGGACGGCCAGTCCCCGGACTGCTACAGCTCCGGCGTCGGCGACCTCGACGTGCACTACTCGTCGGCGATCGCCAACCACTTCGCGTACCTGCTCGCCGAGGGCACCGGCGCCAAGACGATCGGCGGTCTGCCGCACAACTCGCCGACCTGTAACGGATCGTCGGTCACCGGCATCGGTCACGACAAGCTCGGCAAGATCTGGTACCGCGCGCTGACGACGTACATGACCAGCGGTACGACGTACGCCCAGGCCCGGACCGCAACGCTGAACGCGGCCACCGACCTGTACGGCGCGAGCAGCATCGAACGCTCCGCCGTCGCGGCCGCCTGGTCCGCGGTTGCCGTGAACTGA
- a CDS encoding DNA polymerase domain-containing protein, which yields MAKSTPVMVTVGDREVRVSSPERVVYEATDWAPEVTKLQVCEYFAGVAPAFMRASGDRPVALERWPGGWREGMTLSVDSIGRQTGDGFYSKRLPKGAPDWLETCRVLTPNDRPIDELCLTEPAAAVWAAQMGTLTFHPWAVRKTDLDHPDELRIDLDPQPGATFADARRVAGVARELLEELGLRGYPKTSGNRGIHIYVRIVPEWTFDEVRHAAIGLGRELERRDDGVTTAWWKEQRGEASIFLDFNQNLRDRTVAGAWSLRPRPGAPVSTPMTWERLAEVDDPRAFNLHTVPEYLADGDPWADMDETAYPLDPLLRLWEELPGGELNFPPDYPKMPGEPPRVQPSKKVAEHWDDQGNRIAPD from the coding sequence ATGGCGAAGAGCACACCCGTGATGGTCACCGTGGGAGACCGCGAGGTCCGGGTCTCCAGCCCCGAGCGGGTTGTCTACGAGGCGACCGACTGGGCTCCGGAGGTGACCAAGCTCCAGGTCTGCGAGTACTTCGCCGGTGTGGCTCCGGCGTTCATGCGCGCCTCGGGCGACCGCCCGGTCGCCCTGGAGCGCTGGCCGGGCGGCTGGCGCGAGGGGATGACGCTGTCGGTGGACTCGATCGGCCGCCAGACGGGCGACGGGTTCTACTCCAAGCGCCTCCCGAAGGGCGCTCCCGACTGGCTCGAGACCTGCCGCGTGCTGACGCCGAACGACCGCCCGATCGACGAGCTCTGCCTGACCGAGCCTGCGGCGGCGGTGTGGGCGGCCCAGATGGGCACGCTGACCTTCCACCCGTGGGCGGTCCGCAAGACCGATCTCGACCATCCCGACGAGCTGCGCATCGACCTCGACCCACAGCCCGGCGCGACCTTCGCCGATGCCCGGCGGGTGGCCGGCGTCGCCCGTGAGCTGCTCGAGGAGTTGGGCCTGCGCGGGTACCCGAAGACCAGCGGCAACCGGGGGATCCACATCTACGTGCGGATCGTGCCGGAGTGGACGTTCGACGAGGTCCGGCACGCCGCGATCGGCCTCGGCCGCGAGCTCGAGCGCCGCGACGACGGCGTGACGACGGCGTGGTGGAAGGAGCAACGCGGCGAGGCCTCGATCTTCCTGGACTTCAACCAGAACCTCCGCGACCGCACGGTCGCGGGCGCTTGGTCACTGCGGCCGCGGCCGGGTGCGCCGGTCAGTACGCCGATGACCTGGGAGCGGCTGGCCGAGGTCGACGATCCGCGGGCCTTCAACCTGCACACGGTTCCGGAGTACCTCGCCGACGGTGACCCGTGGGCGGACATGGACGAGACGGCGTACCCGCTCGATCCGCTGCTGCGGCTGTGGGAGGAGCTTCCCGGTGGAGAGCTGAACTTCCCGCCGGACTACCCGAAGATGCCGGGCGAGCCGCCGCGGGTGCAGCCGAGCAAGAAGGTCGCCGAGCACTGGGACGACCAGGGCAACCGGATCGCCCCGGACTGA
- a CDS encoding carboxymuconolactone decarboxylase family protein, producing the protein MEARFNYAASTLGPKFVKHIVSASTAVAGSLPLTTLELVQLRVSQINGCAVCVDMHTKDATEHGETSVRLNLVSVWREATVFTEAERAALELAEEGTRIADAAGGVSDEVWANAAKHYDEDQLTALVCTIAVMNTWNRLNVITQQPAGDYVPGQWG; encoded by the coding sequence ATGGAAGCCCGTTTCAACTACGCGGCCAGCACGCTCGGACCGAAGTTCGTCAAGCACATCGTGTCGGCCAGCACCGCGGTCGCGGGTTCACTGCCGCTCACGACTCTGGAGCTCGTGCAGCTTCGGGTCAGCCAGATCAACGGTTGTGCGGTCTGCGTCGACATGCACACCAAGGACGCCACGGAGCACGGCGAAACCTCGGTGCGACTGAACCTCGTCTCGGTCTGGCGGGAGGCGACGGTCTTCACCGAGGCGGAGCGTGCCGCCCTCGAGCTGGCCGAGGAGGGCACTCGGATCGCGGACGCCGCGGGTGGCGTCAGTGACGAGGTCTGGGCGAACGCGGCCAAGCACTACGACGAGGACCAGCTGACCGCGCTGGTGTGCACGATCGCCGTCATGAACACCTGGAACCGCCTGAACGTCATCACCCAGCAGCCGGCCGGCGACTACGTCCCCGGCCAGTGGGGCTGA
- a CDS encoding SDR family oxidoreductase: MDLGLRDRTYIVTGASAGLGFATAKALAAEGARLVISSRNEESISRAAAELGENVVGIPVDNADPESAERLAATAVAKWGALHGALISVGGPRPGTALDSDEDDWRAAFDSVFLGSLRIARAVARAGSEDTSIAFVLSSSVKSPINGLAISNGLRPGLAMVAKTLADELGPNGTRVNGLMPGRISTDRLKELDAKGGDPEAARRASEKTIPLRRYGTPEEFGRVAAFVLSPAASYLTGTIIPIDGGALRTI; encoded by the coding sequence GTGGACCTCGGACTGCGCGATCGCACCTACATCGTCACCGGCGCCAGCGCCGGACTCGGCTTCGCCACCGCGAAAGCCCTTGCTGCCGAAGGCGCGCGGCTGGTGATCTCCAGCCGCAACGAGGAGTCGATCTCCCGCGCCGCGGCCGAACTCGGCGAGAACGTCGTCGGAATCCCGGTCGACAACGCCGATCCGGAGAGTGCGGAGCGGCTGGCGGCGACCGCGGTGGCCAAGTGGGGTGCGCTGCACGGCGCGCTGATCAGCGTCGGCGGGCCGCGGCCCGGGACCGCGCTGGACAGCGACGAGGACGACTGGCGGGCGGCGTTCGACAGCGTCTTCCTCGGTTCGCTGCGGATCGCTCGCGCGGTCGCCCGGGCCGGGTCGGAGGACACGTCGATCGCCTTCGTGCTGTCGTCGTCGGTGAAGTCACCGATCAACGGACTCGCGATCTCGAACGGTCTCCGCCCCGGCCTGGCGATGGTGGCCAAGACCCTCGCCGACGAGCTCGGCCCGAACGGCACCCGGGTGAACGGCCTGATGCCCGGCCGCATCTCCACCGACCGCCTGAAGGAGCTCGACGCCAAGGGCGGCGACCCCGAGGCGGCCCGCCGGGCGTCGGAGAAGACGATCCCCCTGCGCCGCTACGGCACACCCGAGGAGTTCGGCCGGGTCGCCGCCTTCGTCCTCTCCCCCGCCGCCTCCTACCTGACCGGCACCATCATCCCGATCGACGGCGGGGCACTCCGCACTATCTAG